In Nocardia asteroides, a single genomic region encodes these proteins:
- the pyrH gene encoding UMP kinase produces MTDPGIARPGYDRVLLKLGGEMFGGGRVGLDPDVVLTVAEQIAEVVATGVQVAVVIGGGNFFRGAELEERGMERARSDYMGMLGTVMNSLALQDFLQKQGVDTRVQTAITMGQVAEPYLPLRAKRHLEKGRVVIFGAGMGMPYFSTDTTAAQRALEIGADVVLMAKAVDGVFSADPRLDADAVLYTEITHREVIERGLKVADATAFSLCMDNQMPMLVFNLLIEGNIARAVAGEKIGTLVRS; encoded by the coding sequence ATGACGGACCCGGGGATCGCTCGCCCAGGCTACGACCGGGTACTGCTCAAATTGGGCGGCGAGATGTTCGGCGGCGGCCGGGTCGGGCTCGACCCGGACGTGGTGCTGACCGTTGCGGAGCAGATCGCGGAGGTCGTCGCCACCGGCGTGCAGGTCGCCGTGGTGATCGGCGGCGGCAACTTCTTCCGTGGCGCCGAGCTCGAGGAGCGCGGCATGGAGCGCGCCCGCTCGGACTACATGGGCATGCTCGGCACCGTGATGAACAGCCTTGCGCTGCAGGACTTCCTGCAGAAGCAGGGGGTGGACACCCGGGTGCAGACCGCGATCACCATGGGGCAGGTCGCCGAGCCCTACCTGCCGCTGCGCGCCAAGCGGCACCTGGAGAAGGGCCGGGTGGTGATCTTCGGCGCCGGGATGGGCATGCCGTACTTCTCCACCGACACGACGGCGGCACAGCGCGCGCTGGAGATCGGCGCCGACGTGGTACTCATGGCGAAGGCGGTGGACGGGGTCTTCAGCGCCGATCCGCGGCTGGATGCCGACGCCGTGCTGTACACCGAGATCACGCACCGGGAAGTCATCGAGCGCGGGCTCAAGGTCGCCGACGCGACGGCCTTCAGCCTGTGTATGGACAACCAGATGCCGATGCTGGTGTTCAATCTTCTGATCGAGGGCAATATCGCCCGGGCCGTTGCCGGTGAGAAGATCGGCACATTGGTCAGGTCCTGA
- the tsf gene encoding translation elongation factor Ts, producing MANYTAADVKRLRELTGSGMMDCKNALVETEGDFDKAVELLRIKGAKDVGKRAERTTAEGLVAAKGGVLIEINSETDFVAKNAEFQALADKIVSAAAAAKPADLDALKAVDLGDGETADSALQALAAKIGEKLELRRVVALDGPVATYLHKRASDLPPAVGVLIEYEGEGDSAAEAARAAAMQVAALKAKYVTRDEVPADLVENERRIAEQTAREEGKPEAALPKITEGRVNGFFKDVVLLEQASVTDSKKTVKALLDDAGVTVTRFARFEVGAS from the coding sequence ATGGCGAACTACACCGCTGCCGACGTGAAGCGGCTCCGCGAGCTCACCGGCTCCGGAATGATGGACTGCAAGAACGCCCTGGTCGAGACCGAGGGCGATTTCGACAAGGCCGTCGAGCTGCTCCGGATCAAGGGCGCCAAGGACGTGGGCAAGCGTGCCGAGCGCACCACCGCCGAGGGCCTGGTCGCCGCCAAGGGCGGCGTCCTGATCGAGATCAACTCGGAGACCGACTTCGTCGCGAAGAACGCCGAGTTCCAGGCGCTGGCCGACAAGATCGTCTCCGCGGCCGCCGCGGCCAAGCCCGCCGACCTGGATGCGCTGAAGGCGGTGGACCTGGGCGACGGCGAGACCGCCGACAGTGCGCTGCAGGCGCTCGCCGCCAAGATCGGCGAGAAGCTGGAGCTGCGCCGGGTCGTCGCGCTGGACGGCCCGGTCGCCACCTACCTGCACAAGCGGGCCTCGGATCTGCCGCCCGCCGTCGGCGTGCTGATCGAGTACGAGGGCGAGGGCGACAGCGCCGCCGAGGCCGCGCGCGCCGCCGCCATGCAGGTGGCCGCGCTCAAGGCCAAGTACGTGACCCGCGACGAGGTCCCGGCCGATCTGGTGGAGAACGAGCGCCGCATCGCCGAGCAGACCGCGCGCGAGGAGGGCAAGCCGGAGGCGGCGCTGCCCAAGATCACCGAGGGCCGCGTGAACGGCTTCTTCAAGGACGTGGTGCTGCTCGAGCAGGCCTCCGTCACCGATTCGAAGAAGACCGTCAAGGCGCTGCTGGACGACGCCGGCGTCACCGTGACCCGGTTCGCCCGGTTCGAGGTCGGCGCCAGCTGA
- the rpsB gene encoding 30S ribosomal protein S2 — protein sequence MAVVTMKQLLDSGAHFGHQTRRWNPKMKRFIFTDRNGIYIIDLQQTLTYIDKAYEFVKETVAHGGTVLFVGTKKQAQESIAAEATRVGMPYVNQRWLGGMLTNFSTVHKRLQRLKELEAMEQTGGFEGRTKKEILMLTREMTKLDRTLGGIRDMAKVPSAIWVVDTNKEHIAVGEARKLNIPVIAILDTNCDPDLVDYPIPGNDDAIRSAALLTKVVASAVAEGVQARAGGSASDDKPEAGAGEPLAEWEQELLAQAAPAAEAEAAPAEAAPAEAVAEAPAEAPVETPAEAPAEA from the coding sequence ATGGCTGTCGTAACAATGAAGCAGCTGCTCGACAGCGGCGCGCACTTCGGACACCAGACCCGGCGCTGGAACCCGAAGATGAAGCGGTTCATCTTCACCGACCGCAACGGCATCTACATCATCGACCTGCAGCAGACGCTGACCTACATCGACAAGGCGTACGAGTTCGTCAAGGAGACGGTCGCCCACGGCGGCACCGTGCTCTTCGTCGGTACCAAGAAGCAGGCGCAGGAGTCGATCGCGGCCGAGGCCACCCGCGTGGGCATGCCCTACGTGAACCAGCGCTGGCTCGGCGGCATGCTGACCAACTTCTCCACCGTGCACAAGCGTCTGCAGCGCCTCAAGGAGCTCGAGGCGATGGAGCAGACCGGTGGCTTCGAGGGTCGCACCAAGAAGGAAATCCTCATGCTCACGCGTGAGATGACCAAGCTGGACCGGACCCTCGGTGGTATCCGCGACATGGCGAAGGTGCCGTCGGCCATCTGGGTCGTCGACACCAACAAGGAGCACATCGCCGTCGGCGAGGCGCGCAAGCTGAACATCCCGGTCATCGCGATCCTGGATACCAACTGCGATCCCGACCTGGTCGATTACCCGATCCCGGGCAACGACGACGCGATCCGCTCCGCCGCGCTGCTGACCAAGGTCGTCGCCTCCGCGGTCGCGGAGGGTGTGCAGGCGCGGGCCGGTGGCTCCGCGAGTGACGACAAGCCGGAGGCGGGCGCAGGCGAGCCGCTGGCCGAGTGGGAGCAGGAGCTGCTCGCGCAGGCCGCCCCCGCCGCCGAGGCGGAGGCCGCTCCGGCGGAGGCCGCTCCGGCCGAGGCCGTGGCGGAGGCTCCCGCCGAGGCACCGGTCGAGACTCCGGCCGAGGCACCCGCCGAGGCCTGA
- a CDS encoding M23 family metallopeptidase — translation MPPSTARTLLFSVVVALAAAPVAGAAPPPGAAPPAGAVPSAGAVPPPGAVPSAAALADAAAGWPGTLATEPRFDWPLRPRPAVLRVFDNPAHDWLPGHRGVDLGGAPGSPVLAPGDAIVVFAGTVAGRPVVSLRHDGGLRTTYEPVEADVAAGARVTRGSPIGTLTTGHEGCPAPACLHWGARRDPTIRNRPQYVDPLGLLRLAPLRLKPLVAP, via the coding sequence ATGCCTCCATCCACCGCCCGAACCCTGCTGTTCTCCGTGGTCGTAGCCCTCGCGGCCGCACCCGTCGCCGGTGCCGCGCCGCCCCCCGGCGCAGCTCCACCCGCCGGTGCCGTTCCATCCGCCGGCGCAGTTCCACCCCCCGGTGCCGTTCCGAGCGCTGCCGCGCTCGCCGATGCCGCGGCCGGGTGGCCGGGCACGCTCGCCACCGAGCCACGCTTCGACTGGCCACTACGGCCGCGGCCCGCGGTCCTGCGCGTTTTCGACAACCCCGCGCACGACTGGCTGCCCGGTCACCGCGGCGTCGACCTCGGCGGCGCGCCGGGCAGCCCGGTGCTGGCCCCCGGCGACGCCATCGTGGTCTTCGCAGGCACCGTCGCGGGCAGACCGGTGGTCTCACTCCGGCACGACGGCGGCCTCCGCACCACCTACGAGCCGGTCGAGGCCGATGTCGCCGCCGGCGCGAGGGTCACCCGCGGCTCCCCCATCGGCACCCTCACCACCGGCCACGAGGGCTGCCCCGCCCCCGCATGCCTGCACTGGGGCGCCCGCCGCGACCCGACAATCCGCAACCGGCCGCAGTACGTCGACCCGCTCGGCCTACTCCGCCTCGCCCCACTGCGGCTGAAACCCCTGGTAGCGCCATGA
- a CDS encoding DUF1990 family protein, with amino-acid sequence MPDSPFTYPDVGATRGPLPAGYDHLEVRRAIAKGEAEFRRLGDAVLAYRMQRGLGIFRSADTPVAQPGSLVTVRLGVGPLGIPAPCRVVYVLDEGDRRGFAYGTLPGHPESGEELFAVEYDRPTDTVYGIVTAFSRPAAWYTRLAGPVGRLAQRTAASAYLATLRRTPVGWK; translated from the coding sequence ATGCCCGACTCCCCCTTCACCTACCCCGATGTCGGCGCCACCCGTGGCCCGCTCCCCGCCGGCTACGACCACCTGGAGGTGCGCCGCGCCATCGCCAAGGGCGAGGCCGAGTTCCGCCGCCTCGGTGACGCCGTGCTCGCCTACCGCATGCAGCGCGGCCTCGGCATCTTCCGCAGCGCCGATACCCCCGTCGCGCAGCCTGGCAGCCTCGTCACCGTCCGCCTCGGCGTCGGCCCCCTCGGCATCCCCGCGCCCTGCCGCGTCGTCTACGTCCTCGACGAGGGCGACCGCCGCGGCTTCGCCTACGGCACCCTCCCCGGCCACCCGGAATCCGGCGAAGAACTCTTCGCCGTCGAGTACGACCGCCCCACCGACACCGTCTACGGCATCGTCACCGCCTTCTCCCGCCCCGCCGCCTGGTACACCCGCCTCGCCGGCCCCGTCGGCCGCCTCGCCCAGCGCACCGCGGCCTCGGCCTACCTGGCGACGCTCCGGCGCACCCCGGTCGGGTGGAAGTAG
- a CDS encoding DUF202 domain-containing protein: MNDPAGEGDTGLAIERTVLAWRRTAIGAAGVALLLANAALHRGWAPAAVVPCSAAVAMGVLAVAGFRRGRDLRRGRFGEAARSIAFATGVVAVVGCLAVLITLIAPAR; this comes from the coding sequence ATGAACGACCCTGCGGGGGAGGGCGATACCGGGCTGGCGATCGAGCGCACGGTACTGGCGTGGCGGCGAACAGCGATCGGCGCGGCAGGCGTCGCGCTCCTGCTCGCGAATGCGGCCCTGCATCGGGGCTGGGCGCCGGCGGCGGTCGTGCCCTGCTCGGCGGCGGTCGCCATGGGCGTACTGGCGGTCGCCGGATTCCGCCGGGGTCGAGACCTCCGGCGCGGCCGGTTCGGCGAGGCCGCTCGATCGATCGCGTTCGCGACCGGGGTGGTCGCTGTGGTCGGCTGCCTGGCCGTGCTGATCACGCTGATCGCTCCGGCTCGATAG
- a CDS encoding YidH family protein: MDEVENEPGPGVDYRFTLANERTFLAWIRTSLGLLAGGVAVHTLVQPFLVTGFRRAIAVSCVALAVVLAVGALLRWRQVTRAMHAGRALPETVMVPILAFGIAFISLIAAIAVLVE; this comes from the coding sequence GTGGACGAGGTCGAGAACGAGCCGGGGCCGGGAGTCGACTACCGGTTCACCCTCGCCAACGAGCGCACCTTCCTGGCCTGGATCCGCACCTCGCTCGGCTTACTCGCGGGTGGTGTCGCCGTGCACACCCTGGTCCAGCCGTTCCTGGTGACCGGATTCCGGCGGGCGATCGCGGTCAGCTGCGTCGCGCTCGCCGTCGTGCTGGCGGTGGGCGCGCTGCTGCGCTGGCGCCAGGTCACGCGGGCGATGCACGCCGGCCGGGCGCTGCCGGAGACGGTGATGGTGCCGATCCTGGCGTTCGGCATCGCCTTCATCTCCCTCATCGCCGCCATCGCGGTGCTGGTCGAATGA
- a CDS encoding tyrosine recombinase XerC, translated as MEALPDDLRALLAEYERHLSLGRNRSAHTVRAYVGDARSLLAHLVARAADSAVRELDLALLRSWLAEQSSSGVARTTMARRASSARTFTAWLTATGRLTVDPGLRLASPKRPRTLPAVLNTEHAAAAMDAAESGAAQRDPMALRDRLIVELLYATGIRVGELCGLDIDDLDRERRVLRVLGKGNKERSAPFGKPADAALDDWLRFGRPALAVPSSGRALLLGRRGKRLDQRQARTVVHEVVSAIPGAPDVAPHGLRHSAATHLLEGGADLRVVQELLGHTSLATTQLYTHVSIERLRKVHDQAHPRA; from the coding sequence ATGGAGGCTCTGCCCGACGATCTGCGCGCGCTGCTCGCCGAGTACGAGCGGCACCTTTCGCTGGGGCGCAATCGCTCCGCGCACACCGTGCGGGCGTACGTGGGGGACGCGCGCTCGCTGCTCGCGCACCTCGTGGCGCGGGCCGCGGATTCCGCCGTGCGGGAGCTGGATCTGGCGCTGCTCAGATCCTGGCTCGCGGAGCAGTCGTCGTCGGGGGTCGCGCGAACCACCATGGCGCGCCGAGCATCATCGGCCCGGACGTTCACCGCTTGGCTCACGGCCACGGGACGGCTCACCGTCGACCCGGGACTGCGGCTCGCATCCCCGAAGCGGCCGCGCACCCTGCCCGCGGTGCTGAACACCGAGCACGCCGCCGCCGCGATGGATGCCGCCGAATCGGGGGCGGCGCAGCGGGATCCGATGGCGCTGCGCGATCGGCTGATCGTGGAGCTGCTCTACGCCACCGGCATCCGGGTCGGCGAGCTGTGCGGGCTCGACATCGACGACCTAGACCGCGAGCGCCGCGTGCTCCGGGTGCTCGGCAAGGGGAACAAGGAGCGGTCCGCCCCCTTCGGCAAGCCCGCCGACGCCGCGCTGGACGACTGGCTGCGCTTCGGGCGCCCCGCTCTCGCGGTCCCGTCCTCCGGGCGGGCACTGCTGCTGGGGCGGCGCGGAAAGCGGCTGGACCAGCGGCAGGCTCGGACCGTGGTCCACGAGGTGGTCTCCGCCATCCCCGGCGCACCGGACGTCGCACCGCACGGGCTGCGGCACTCCGCCGCGACCCACCTGCTCGAAGGAGGCGCGGATCTGCGGGTGGTGCAGGAGTTGCTCGGCCACACCAGCCTGGCGACCACGCAGCTCTACACGCACGTGTCGATCGAGCGGCTGCGCAAGGTGCACGATCAAGCGCATCCGCGGGCATGA
- the dprA gene encoding DNA-processing protein DprA codes for MSTPEERMLAWVYLSRVVLGPCAPLAALIDAVGVIEAARAVRERDLPGALRGPTEARRDTDRVADDLAAIVRLGGRVVTPDDPEWPAWRMLGLTRLIDDPDGSAPLALWVRGAASLTACTERAVAVVGTRCASGYGAQATSELAGDLAARGWTVVSGAAYGIDAIAHRAALAVGGTTVAVLGCGLDRPYPLQHAGLLAEIAETGLVVSEYPPGITAHRHHFLARNRLIAGLADAVLVTEAGVRSGARNTVKWGRRLGRPTLAVPGPITSALSVGCHRMIREGEAVLVTDVEEVMSEAGPLRLDNVGSQGSGRRRTQRN; via the coding sequence GTGAGCACCCCCGAGGAGCGGATGCTCGCCTGGGTCTACCTCTCCCGGGTCGTCCTCGGCCCGTGCGCCCCGCTCGCCGCGCTCATCGACGCCGTCGGCGTCATCGAGGCGGCGCGGGCCGTGCGGGAACGCGACCTGCCCGGCGCGCTGCGCGGCCCGACCGAGGCCCGCCGGGATACCGACCGGGTTGCCGACGACCTCGCCGCGATCGTCCGGCTCGGCGGTCGCGTGGTCACGCCCGACGACCCCGAATGGCCCGCCTGGCGCATGCTCGGCCTCACCCGCCTGATCGATGATCCCGACGGCTCGGCGCCGCTCGCGCTGTGGGTGCGCGGAGCGGCGTCGCTGACCGCGTGCACCGAGCGGGCCGTCGCCGTGGTCGGCACCCGCTGCGCCAGCGGCTACGGCGCGCAGGCCACCAGCGAGCTCGCCGGTGACCTGGCGGCGCGGGGCTGGACGGTCGTCTCCGGCGCGGCCTACGGCATCGACGCGATCGCGCACCGCGCCGCGCTCGCCGTCGGCGGCACCACCGTGGCCGTCCTCGGCTGCGGCCTCGACCGCCCCTATCCGTTGCAGCACGCCGGCCTGCTAGCCGAGATCGCGGAGACCGGGCTGGTCGTCAGCGAATACCCGCCGGGCATCACCGCTCACCGCCACCACTTCCTCGCCCGCAACCGCTTGATCGCCGGCCTCGCCGACGCCGTCCTCGTCACCGAGGCCGGCGTCCGCAGCGGTGCCCGCAACACGGTGAAGTGGGGTCGCCGCCTCGGCAGGCCGACTCTCGCCGTCCCGGGGCCGATCACCTCGGCCCTCTCGGTCGGCTGTCACCGCATGATCCGCGAGGGGGAAGCCGTCCTCGTCACCGATGTGGAGGAGGTGATGAGCGAAGCCGGCCCCCTGCGTCTCGACAATGTCGGGTCGCAGGGCTCCGGCCGGCGCCGAACGCAGCGCAACTGA